A DNA window from Christiangramia salexigens contains the following coding sequences:
- a CDS encoding SDR family oxidoreductase: MITESQKQEVSSSNVLVTGGAGFIGSNLCETLIALGAKVTCLDNFSTGHRKNLEAIEHNSNFKLIEGDIRDPETCKHACENVDYVFHEAALGSVPRSLKDPVTSNEVNISGFLNMLVAARDAEVKRFIYAASSSTYGDSEKLPKVEAEIGKPLSPYAITKYVNELYADIFQKAYSLDTIGLRYFNVFGRKQDPNGAYAAVIPKFVMQFMNHESPVINGDGTYSRDFTYIDNVIQMNLLAMTTENPEAINEVYNTAVGDRTNLVELTQILKKYLSEFDSEIANIEVKHGPNRPGDIPHSLASIEKAKKLLDYNPTHKIDKGLQEAVSWYWDNLK; the protein is encoded by the coding sequence TTGATTACTGAGTCTCAGAAACAAGAAGTTTCATCTTCCAACGTACTTGTTACGGGTGGTGCCGGATTTATTGGTTCCAATTTATGTGAAACTCTTATTGCTTTAGGAGCGAAAGTTACATGCTTAGATAACTTTTCCACCGGGCATCGCAAGAATTTAGAAGCTATTGAACATAATTCAAACTTCAAATTAATTGAAGGCGATATCCGTGATCCCGAAACCTGTAAGCATGCCTGTGAGAATGTGGATTATGTATTCCATGAAGCTGCATTGGGGTCTGTACCACGATCTTTAAAAGATCCTGTCACGAGTAACGAGGTTAATATCTCCGGTTTTTTAAATATGCTAGTAGCTGCAAGGGATGCGGAAGTTAAGCGATTTATTTATGCCGCAAGTTCTTCAACTTATGGAGATTCAGAAAAATTACCGAAAGTAGAGGCGGAAATTGGGAAGCCGTTGTCGCCATATGCAATTACCAAATATGTAAATGAACTTTACGCTGATATTTTCCAAAAAGCATATAGCCTGGATACTATAGGTCTTAGATATTTCAATGTTTTTGGAAGAAAGCAAGATCCAAATGGAGCATATGCTGCGGTAATTCCAAAGTTTGTGATGCAGTTTATGAATCATGAGAGTCCAGTTATAAATGGGGACGGTACATATTCAAGGGATTTTACTTATATAGATAATGTGATTCAAATGAATCTATTAGCTATGACCACTGAAAATCCTGAGGCAATTAATGAAGTTTATAATACAGCGGTAGGCGACCGGACAAACCTTGTGGAATTAACTCAGATTTTAAAAAAATATCTATCCGAATTTGATTCGGAAATTGCCAATATTGAAGTTAAGCATGGTCCTAATAGACCTGGAGATATTCCGCATTCATTAGCCTCTATTGAGAAAGCAAAAAAATTATTGGATTATAATCCTACACATAAAATAGATAAGGGCCTTCAGGAAGCAGTTTCCTGGTATTGGGATAATCTAAAATAA
- a CDS encoding nucleotide sugar dehydrogenase — translation MGSKPKIAVIGLGYVGLPLARLFATKYSVVGFDINQARIDELMSGTDSTLEVDDELLQSVLKNSSDESNGLYCSSELKEIENCNYYIITVPTPVDKNNRPDLTPLYKSSETVAKVLKNGDVVVYESTVYPGVTEDECVPVLEKISGLKFNSDFYVGYSPERINPGDKEHTVEKILKVTAGSTPEIGEKVNELYSSIITAGTHLAPTIKVAEAAKVIENSQRDINIAFVNELAKIFNMMGIDTQDVLEAAGTKWNFLPFKPGLVGGHCIGVDPYYLAQKAQEIGYHPEIILAGRRMNDSMGQYVASEVVKLMLQKDLKVKGAKILVLGITFKENCPDVRNTKVVDVIKNLREYGVDLTIFDPLANPAEVKHEYSLDTINTVPNEKFDAIVLTVAHKEFLNMELDTFKNNGAVVYDVKGVLGNKCDKKL, via the coding sequence ATGGGAAGTAAACCTAAAATAGCAGTAATTGGATTAGGGTATGTTGGATTACCTCTGGCACGCCTTTTTGCTACGAAATATTCCGTTGTGGGATTTGATATTAATCAAGCCCGAATTGACGAATTAATGAGTGGAACTGACTCTACTTTGGAGGTTGATGATGAGCTTTTGCAATCTGTATTAAAGAACTCATCAGATGAATCCAACGGACTTTATTGCTCTTCGGAATTAAAGGAAATTGAAAACTGTAACTACTATATTATTACCGTTCCAACGCCTGTAGATAAAAACAATCGTCCAGATCTCACTCCGCTTTACAAGAGTAGTGAAACTGTGGCTAAAGTTTTGAAAAATGGTGATGTGGTAGTCTATGAATCCACGGTTTATCCAGGTGTAACTGAAGATGAATGTGTACCAGTACTTGAGAAAATAAGTGGGTTAAAGTTCAATTCAGATTTTTATGTTGGGTATTCTCCTGAAAGAATTAATCCGGGAGATAAGGAACATACTGTAGAGAAAATTTTGAAAGTTACTGCCGGTTCTACGCCGGAAATTGGAGAAAAGGTAAATGAGCTTTATTCTTCCATAATTACGGCCGGCACCCATTTAGCCCCTACCATAAAGGTTGCTGAAGCGGCTAAAGTTATTGAAAACTCCCAAAGGGATATCAATATTGCATTTGTAAATGAACTGGCCAAGATCTTTAATATGATGGGTATCGATACTCAGGACGTGTTAGAGGCAGCAGGAACCAAATGGAATTTTCTGCCTTTTAAACCCGGACTTGTAGGTGGTCATTGTATTGGAGTGGATCCATATTATTTGGCTCAAAAAGCTCAGGAAATAGGATATCACCCGGAAATCATTCTTGCTGGAAGACGTATGAATGATAGTATGGGGCAATATGTTGCCAGTGAGGTGGTGAAACTCATGCTTCAAAAGGATTTAAAGGTTAAGGGAGCAAAAATTCTTGTTCTTGGAATTACTTTTAAGGAGAATTGTCCCGATGTTAGGAATACTAAAGTCGTAGATGTTATTAAAAATTTGAGGGAATACGGAGTGGATTTAACCATTTTTGATCCATTAGCAAATCCTGCAGAAGTAAAACATGAATATAGCCTAGATACCATAAATACTGTTCCTAATGAAAAGTTTGATGCCATAGTATTGACAGTAGCTCATAAAGAGTTTTTGAACATGGAACTTGATACATTCAAAAATAATGGAGCTGTGGTTTATGATGTAAAAGGAGTTCTTGGTAATAAGTGCGACAAAAAGTTATAA
- a CDS encoding nucleotide sugar dehydrogenase has translation MKIKNICCIGAGYVGGPTMAVIAQKCPEINVTVVDINENRIAAWNDQDVENIPIYEPGLSKIVEEAKDRNLFFSTDVDAAIDKADMIFISVNTPTKTYGIGKGMAADLKYIELCARQIARVSTTDKIVVEKSTLPVRTAEALKNILDNTGNGVNFQILSNPEFLAEGTAVDDLLNPDRVLIGGDIDTDKGRDAVQALVDVYSHWVERDNILTTNVWSSELSKLTANAFLAQRVSSINAMSELCEKTGADVNEVAKAVGMDSRIGSKFLKSSVGFGGSCFQKDILNLVYIAKSFGLNEVADYWEQVIIMNDHQKRRFASNIVKTLFNTVSGKKIALLGWAFKKDTNDTRESAAIYVADYLLNEQAEIVVYDPKVKKEQVYADLDYLNSRSEKENRQRVSVVNDPYTCTKDSHAVAVMTEWDEFKELDWKKIYNEMLKPAFLFDGRRLLERDTKEEIGFEFYAIGS, from the coding sequence ATGAAAATAAAGAATATTTGTTGCATAGGCGCTGGTTATGTGGGTGGTCCAACAATGGCTGTGATCGCTCAAAAATGTCCAGAAATAAATGTGACCGTTGTAGATATTAATGAAAATAGGATTGCAGCCTGGAATGATCAGGATGTAGAAAATATTCCTATATACGAACCGGGTCTTTCCAAAATAGTTGAAGAGGCAAAAGATCGAAATTTATTTTTTTCTACTGATGTGGATGCGGCTATAGATAAGGCGGATATGATCTTTATTTCGGTGAATACGCCTACCAAAACTTATGGTATAGGAAAAGGGATGGCTGCAGATTTAAAGTATATAGAACTTTGTGCTCGTCAAATTGCAAGGGTTTCAACAACAGATAAAATAGTAGTTGAAAAATCTACTTTACCGGTCAGGACTGCGGAAGCTTTAAAGAATATTCTTGATAATACAGGAAACGGTGTTAATTTTCAGATTTTATCTAACCCTGAATTTCTTGCTGAAGGTACAGCTGTAGATGATCTGTTAAATCCTGATCGTGTGCTTATTGGTGGTGATATTGATACGGATAAGGGAAGGGATGCTGTTCAGGCCTTGGTAGACGTTTACTCTCATTGGGTAGAAAGAGATAACATTTTAACCACTAATGTTTGGTCTTCAGAACTTTCCAAACTAACGGCAAATGCATTTTTAGCTCAGCGAGTTTCCAGTATAAATGCTATGTCTGAATTATGTGAAAAGACTGGAGCAGATGTTAATGAGGTAGCTAAGGCAGTAGGGATGGATTCCAGAATTGGTTCAAAATTTTTGAAATCTTCTGTCGGTTTTGGTGGATCTTGTTTTCAAAAAGACATTTTAAACCTTGTGTATATAGCAAAGTCTTTCGGATTAAATGAGGTCGCTGATTACTGGGAGCAGGTGATTATTATGAATGACCATCAAAAAAGGCGATTTGCTTCCAATATAGTAAAGACTTTATTTAATACTGTTTCCGGAAAGAAGATTGCCTTATTGGGTTGGGCGTTTAAGAAAGATACTAATGATACCCGTGAATCTGCAGCTATTTATGTAGCTGATTATCTTTTAAATGAACAGGCTGAGATTGTGGTTTATGATCCAAAAGTGAAGAAGGAACAGGTCTATGCCGATTTGGATTATTTAAATTCAAGATCCGAAAAGGAAAACAGGCAGCGTGTTTCAGTTGTTAATGATCCATACACATGCACCAAGGATTCTCATGCAGTAGCTGTAATGACTGAATGGGATGAATTTAAAGAGCTAGATTGGAAAAAAATTTATAACGAAATGTTGAAGCCTGCTTTTTTATTTGATGGTAGAAGGCTATTAGAGCGAGATACCAAAGAGGAAATAGGTTTTGAGTTTTATGCAATAGGGAGTTAA
- the rfbB gene encoding dTDP-glucose 4,6-dehydratase produces the protein MKILITGGAGFIGSHVVRLFVNKYPEYEIFNLDALTYAGNLENLKDVEAKANYTFLKADINDANEIDKLFNDYDFDKVIHLAAESHVDRSISNPLAFVETNILGTLNLLNAARKYWADYNDKLFYHISTDEVYGTLGDSGLFTEKSSYDPNSPYSASKASSDHFVRAYGETYGVPYIISNCSNNYGPNQFPEKLIPLFINNIVNKKELPVYGDGKYTRDWLFVKDHAIAIDLAFHKGEIKETYNIGGFNEWQNIDLIQLLCKIMDKKLAREDGDSARLITYVKDRPGHDKRYAIDAGKINKRLGWKPSVTFEEGLEKTIDWYLHNSQWLQNVTSGAYQKYYKEQYKS, from the coding sequence ATGAAGATATTAATTACGGGAGGAGCTGGATTTATAGGATCCCATGTCGTTCGTTTATTTGTGAATAAATATCCTGAATATGAAATTTTTAATCTGGATGCATTAACCTATGCTGGTAATCTAGAAAATTTAAAAGATGTTGAAGCAAAAGCTAATTATACCTTTCTAAAGGCAGATATTAATGATGCAAATGAAATAGATAAGCTTTTTAATGACTATGATTTTGATAAGGTAATACATTTAGCTGCTGAATCTCATGTAGATCGATCTATAAGCAACCCCTTGGCTTTTGTTGAAACAAATATTCTTGGGACTTTGAATTTACTTAATGCAGCCAGAAAATATTGGGCGGATTATAACGATAAGCTTTTTTATCATATTAGTACAGATGAGGTGTACGGAACACTAGGGGATTCTGGATTGTTTACAGAAAAATCGTCTTATGATCCCAATTCTCCTTATTCTGCATCCAAAGCTAGTTCAGATCACTTTGTAAGAGCTTACGGAGAAACTTATGGGGTCCCTTATATTATTTCCAACTGTTCCAATAATTATGGGCCCAACCAGTTTCCAGAGAAGCTAATACCTTTATTTATTAATAATATTGTAAATAAGAAGGAGCTTCCGGTTTATGGTGATGGTAAATACACCCGGGACTGGTTATTTGTTAAAGATCATGCCATTGCTATAGATCTTGCATTTCATAAGGGAGAAATCAAAGAAACCTATAATATTGGAGGTTTCAATGAATGGCAAAACATAGACCTTATTCAATTACTTTGTAAAATTATGGATAAAAAATTAGCTAGAGAAGACGGAGATTCAGCTAGATTAATTACCTATGTGAAGGATAGACCCGGTCACGATAAGCGCTATGCTATTGATGCAGGAAAAATTAATAAGAGGTTAGGCTGGAAGCCATCCGTGACTTTTGAAGAAGGCTTAGAAAAAACAATTGATTGGTATCTTCATAATTCTCAATGGTTACAAAATGTAACAAGTGGGGCTTACCAAAAATATTATAAAGAACAATATAAGTCATGA
- the rfbA gene encoding glucose-1-phosphate thymidylyltransferase RfbA: MKGIILAGGSGTRLYPITIAVSKQLLPVYDKPMIYYPLSVLMLAGIKDILFITTPNDQESFKRLLGDGSQVGCNFEYAVQEEPNGLAEAFIIGEEFIGSDKVALALGDNIFHGNGLGSLLRSKVEINGASIFAYPVKDPQRYGVVEFDDNYKAVSIEEKPKFPKSKYAVPGLYFYDNRVVEYAKNVEPSARGEKEISTINQMYLDEGTLEVGVMTRGMSWFDTGTVESLDDATEFIRVLQNRQSTMIGCIEEVALIHKFISKGKFEEAIDKYGKSKYGEYLRNM, encoded by the coding sequence ATGAAAGGAATCATATTAGCAGGAGGAAGTGGCACTAGATTGTATCCTATAACTATTGCAGTAAGCAAACAATTACTACCAGTATATGATAAACCAATGATCTATTATCCATTGTCAGTTTTAATGTTGGCAGGGATAAAGGATATTCTTTTTATTACCACTCCAAACGACCAGGAGTCCTTTAAAAGATTGTTAGGAGATGGATCCCAGGTTGGCTGTAATTTTGAATATGCGGTTCAGGAGGAACCAAATGGGTTGGCTGAAGCCTTTATTATTGGAGAAGAATTTATTGGAAGTGATAAGGTGGCTTTAGCACTTGGGGATAATATTTTTCATGGTAATGGGCTTGGGAGTCTTTTACGTAGTAAGGTAGAAATTAACGGTGCTTCAATTTTTGCCTATCCGGTTAAAGATCCTCAGCGTTACGGGGTAGTGGAGTTCGATGATAATTACAAAGCTGTAAGTATAGAAGAAAAACCTAAATTCCCTAAATCTAAATATGCTGTTCCCGGTCTTTATTTTTATGATAACAGGGTTGTAGAATATGCTAAAAACGTAGAACCATCGGCGCGTGGTGAAAAGGAAATTTCAACAATAAACCAAATGTATCTGGATGAGGGTACTTTAGAGGTTGGAGTGATGACGCGTGGAATGAGCTGGTTTGATACTGGAACTGTTGAATCTCTTGACGATGCGACCGAGTTTATACGAGTTCTGCAAAATAGGCAAAGTACCATGATTGGATGTATAGAGGAGGTTGCTTTAATTCATAAATTTATCTCAAAGGGGAAGTTTGAAGAAGCCATTGACAAATACGGGAAAAGTAAATATGGCGAATATTTAAGAAATATGTAA